Proteins co-encoded in one Myotis daubentonii chromosome 8, mMyoDau2.1, whole genome shotgun sequence genomic window:
- the PSMG2 gene encoding proteasome assembly chaperone 2 isoform X1 yields the protein MFVPCGESACDLAGFTLLMPAVSVGNVGQLAIDLIISTLNMCKIGYFYTDCLVPMVGNNPYATSEENSTELSINAEVYSLPSKKLVVLQLRSIFIKYKSKPFCEKLLSWVKSSNCAKVIVLSSSHSYHRNDLQLRSTPFRYLLTPSLQKSIQNKIKNLNWEEMEKSPCIPEISDSEYCIRIPGGGITKTLYDEGCSKEIPMAVLLKFVSEGDNIPDALGLVEYLNEWLQIIKPHSDDATASALPWKMPSSWRLLFGSGLPPALF from the exons ATGTTTGTTCCCTGCGGTGAGTCCGCCTGTGACCTCGCGGGTTTCACGCTCCTGATG ccAGCAGTATCCGTTGGAAATGTTGGCCAGCTTGCAATAGATCTGATTATTTCTACATTGAATATGTGTAAAATTGGTTACTTCTATACTGATTGTCTTGTGCCGATGGTTGGAAATAATCCATATGCAACATCAGAAGAAAATTCAACAGAACTCAGTATAAATGCTGAAG TATATTCATTGCCTTCAAAGAAGCTAGTGGTTCTTCAGTTAAGATCCATTTTTATTAAG TATAAATCAAAGCCATTCTGTGAAAAACTGCTTTCATGGGTGAAAAGTAGTAACTGTGCCAAAGTTATTGTTCTTTCAAGCAGTCATTCATATCACCGTAATGATCTACAACTTCGCAG TACTCCCTTTAGGTACCTGCTTACACCTTCCCTGCAAAaaagtattcaaaataaaataaaaaaccttaactgggaagaaatggaaaaaagccCATGCATTCCTGAAATAAGTGATTCTGAGTATTGCATCCGTATACCTGGAGGAGGTATCACAAAAACACTCTATGATGAAGG CTGTTCTAAAGAAATCCCAATGGCTGTTCTGCTCAAATTTGTTTCAGAAGGAGACAATATCCCAGATGCATTAGGTCTTGTTGAATATCTTAATGAATGGCTTCAGATAATCAAACCACAT AGTGATGACGCCACAGCGTCTGCCTTGCCGTGGAAAATGCCAAGTTCTTGGAGATTACTCTTTGGCAGTGGTCTTCCCCCTGCACTTTTCtga
- the PSMG2 gene encoding proteasome assembly chaperone 2 isoform X2, with protein MFVPCGESACDLAGFTLLMPAVSVGNVGQLAIDLIISTLNMCKIGYFYTDCLVPMVGNNPYATSEENSTELSINAEVYSLPSKKLVVLQLRSIFIKYKSKPFCEKLLSWVKSSNCAKVIVLSSSHSYHRNDLQLRSTPFRYLLTPSLQKSIQNKIKNLNWEEMEKSPCIPEISDSEYCIRIPGGGITKTLYDEGVMTPQRLPCRGKCQVLGDYSLAVVFPLHFSDLFSFLYLRSQDTYYQHNC; from the exons ATGTTTGTTCCCTGCGGTGAGTCCGCCTGTGACCTCGCGGGTTTCACGCTCCTGATG ccAGCAGTATCCGTTGGAAATGTTGGCCAGCTTGCAATAGATCTGATTATTTCTACATTGAATATGTGTAAAATTGGTTACTTCTATACTGATTGTCTTGTGCCGATGGTTGGAAATAATCCATATGCAACATCAGAAGAAAATTCAACAGAACTCAGTATAAATGCTGAAG TATATTCATTGCCTTCAAAGAAGCTAGTGGTTCTTCAGTTAAGATCCATTTTTATTAAG TATAAATCAAAGCCATTCTGTGAAAAACTGCTTTCATGGGTGAAAAGTAGTAACTGTGCCAAAGTTATTGTTCTTTCAAGCAGTCATTCATATCACCGTAATGATCTACAACTTCGCAG TACTCCCTTTAGGTACCTGCTTACACCTTCCCTGCAAAaaagtattcaaaataaaataaaaaaccttaactgggaagaaatggaaaaaagccCATGCATTCCTGAAATAAGTGATTCTGAGTATTGCATCCGTATACCTGGAGGAGGTATCACAAAAACACTCTATGATGAAGG AGTGATGACGCCACAGCGTCTGCCTTGCCGTGGAAAATGCCAAGTTCTTGGAGATTACTCTTTGGCAGTGGTCTTCCCCCTGCACTTTTCtgatctgttttcatttttatacctTAGGTCCCAAGATACCTATTACCAACACAACTGTTAG